TATATTTTTTAGATAAAAAACATTATTTATGTATTTTTGAAATTAAATTATGCTATAAATATAATAATGACAAAGTCTGCTTTAAAATTAATTTATTTTTAATATAATATCCTTTATGTGTACTATATGATCACTAAGATATTTTAAATCATCAATAGGAATACAGGATATCTTTTCTGTTAATAGATCTTTTACTAATCTTTCTTGATCTTTTATAAAATCAGTACCTTTTTCTGTTAATTCAACCCTTATAATTCTTCTATCCTTTGGATCAGTGTATCTAGTAACCATATTTTCAGAAATTAGTTTATCAATGATGGGAGTCATATTAGGTTTAGAAATTAATAAATCCTTAGCAATTTTAGAAATAGAGCAGTTACCATTATGCTTAAGGTAAATAATAACTTTTATATGGGATGGAGGTAAGGGAAAATTTCTTTTTAGCTCATCTGGATTTAAAAGTTTTTTATGTAAATTTAATAATAAATCATATAGATCTTGAGATATCTCATCAAGTTGAATATTATGCATTTTTATCCTCCTTAGCTAATTTTATGATTTAATTACATTATATTGTATTTAGGTTTGTTATACAACATGAAAAGTTATTGACATATAAAATATATTAAAATATAATAGTTATAAAAACATAACTATTATACAACGTATGTAGATATATAACATATACGAAGATAGTTATATTATAATTTTTTAATTACATTATATTGTATTTTTTGTAATTATACAATATAAAAGTTATTGACACATAAAATATATTAAAATATAATAGTTATAAATTTATAATGATTATCTCGTTAAAAATAAGCGATATAATTATTATAAATTTAATTTTTTAAGGAGGGATTAATTATCTTACTTAGTGACAAGATAATAACAGCATTTTATAAATTTAATTATTTATAAGATAGACGAAATGGAGAGATGATATTGAATGTTAAAGATAATAAAGCACTTAAAACCATTTATTGCTTCAATACTTTTAGTATTGGGTCTTTTATTTGTTCAAGCTGTATGTGATTTATCATTACCAGATTATATGTCCAATATTGTTAATGTGGGGATTCAACAAGGTGGGGTATCAAATGCAGTGCCACAAGTAATTCGTAAAAGTGAATTAGATAAAATTAAGGTTTTTTTAGATGATAAGGACGTAAAAAAGATAGAAGATAATTACATACTTTTAAATAAAGAGAATCTTTCTAAAGATGAACTTGAAGATTATTTAAAGGATTATCCTAATCTTAATAAAGAACCTATATATAAATTAAATACAAAGGATAAAAATACAATAAATGAATTAAATGATATATTGGCAAAACCAATTCTTATGGTTAGTGGAATAGAAAAAACTGATATATCAAAGTTAAATAATATTAATAAAGAAACAGAAGCTAAAGATAAAGCTAATAAAATGAATGGGCAAACTGAAAAAAATGTTGAGGCAAAGGCTCTTTCAAAGGATAAAATGCCTAAAGTTACTTCTAATGGTGAAACAGCACAAAACAATGCTAATATACTTTTAAAAATGCCAAAGGAAGAAATAAATTTAATAAAAGAGAGTTTAGATAAAAAATTAAAAGATATGCCGGATAGTATGATTACTCAATCAGCAGTTATTTTTGTTAAAGATGAGTATAAAGCTATAGGAATAGATACAGATAAGCTTCAATCAAGCTATATTATTAAAGAAGGAGCGAAAATGTTACTTTTAGCTTTGCTTAGCATG
Above is a window of Clostridium sporogenes DNA encoding:
- a CDS encoding MarR family transcriptional regulator, which translates into the protein MHNIQLDEISQDLYDLLLNLHKKLLNPDELKRNFPLPPSHIKVIIYLKHNGNCSISKIAKDLLISKPNMTPIIDKLISENMVTRYTDPKDRRIIRVELTEKGTDFIKDQERLVKDLLTEKISCIPIDDLKYLSDHIVHIKDIILKIN